In Geminocystis sp. NIES-3708, a single window of DNA contains:
- a CDS encoding family 10 glycosylhydrolase, whose amino-acid sequence MLKNPWTKFTLAIISLVSQTILKFPASGANTAYCQLDQNTISTKETLRQNAIAGNPNAQQEYKQMLQQHGDLLRNCRRNNWLKEQAIWVRLYPCDVKPGSIDKVLDNVVNLGYNTVYLEVFFDSQVLLPKNGNYTPWPSVVDVAGQENRDLYAEALQKGRERGLKVYAWLFSMNFGYLYAQRPDRQNVLARNGRGETSIDFVHDRSQAFIDPYNSQARQDYTQLLQAVIQRRPDGVLFDYIRYPRGSGQESVVGKVKDLWIYSDASKQTLFKRAQNQQGRWLLERYVNQGFINANDVAQMRNLYPNESTPLWQGRSASAPSNLSALQLDIWYFTVAHAAQGVIDFLDFASNQVKQRGIITGAVFFPDGNQVVGDIGFDSRLQPWDSFSQNMEWHSMSYALCGNPNCIVEQVKRVLQSSSQKTNVQPVLAGFWGRNDGQRPSLESQMEGIRTSAKPVESISHFAYSWLLPEHTRERQSCGL is encoded by the coding sequence ATGCTAAAAAATCCTTGGACTAAATTTACTCTTGCTATAATCTCTCTGGTTAGTCAAACTATTCTTAAATTTCCAGCCTCTGGGGCTAATACCGCTTATTGTCAATTGGATCAAAATACTATCAGCACAAAAGAAACTCTTCGTCAAAATGCCATTGCGGGAAATCCTAACGCTCAACAAGAATATAAGCAAATGTTACAGCAACATGGAGATTTATTAAGAAATTGTCGTCGTAATAATTGGTTAAAAGAACAAGCTATCTGGGTAAGACTCTATCCTTGCGATGTTAAACCCGGATCAATTGATAAAGTATTAGATAATGTAGTTAATTTAGGATACAATACTGTTTATTTAGAAGTATTTTTTGATAGTCAAGTATTATTACCGAAAAATGGTAACTATACCCCTTGGCCCAGTGTTGTCGATGTGGCAGGACAAGAAAATCGAGATTTATACGCTGAAGCCCTACAAAAAGGACGAGAAAGAGGTTTAAAAGTCTATGCCTGGTTATTTTCCATGAATTTTGGTTATTTATACGCTCAAAGACCCGATCGCCAAAATGTATTAGCTCGTAATGGTAGAGGCGAAACCAGTATTGATTTTGTCCATGATCGATCTCAGGCTTTTATTGATCCTTACAACTCCCAAGCTCGTCAAGATTATACTCAATTATTACAAGCAGTGATCCAACGTCGTCCTGATGGAGTATTATTTGATTATATTCGTTATCCTCGTGGTAGTGGTCAAGAATCTGTTGTTGGTAAGGTAAAAGATTTATGGATTTATAGTGACGCTTCCAAACAAACTCTTTTTAAAAGAGCACAAAATCAACAAGGTAGATGGTTGTTAGAAAGATATGTCAATCAGGGTTTTATTAATGCTAATGACGTTGCTCAAATGCGTAATTTATACCCCAATGAATCAACACCTCTATGGCAAGGTAGAAGTGCTTCAGCACCAAGCAATCTCTCAGCTCTACAGTTAGATATTTGGTATTTCACCGTAGCCCATGCCGCTCAAGGGGTTATTGATTTTCTCGATTTTGCTTCTAATCAAGTAAAACAAAGAGGAATAATCACAGGTGCAGTATTTTTTCCTGATGGTAATCAAGTGGTAGGAGACATCGGCTTTGATTCTCGTTTACAACCATGGGATAGTTTTTCTCAGAATATGGAATGGCATTCGATGTCTTATGCTCTGTGTGGTAATCCTAACTGTATTGTTGAGCAAGTTAAGAGAGTATTACAATCATCATCTCAAAAAACGAATGTACAACCCGTTTTAGCTGGATTTTGGGGCAGAAATGACGGTCAACGCCCATCTTTAGAATCTCAAATGGAAGGTATTAGAACATCAGCAAAACCAGTGGAATCTATTAGCCATTTTGCATATTCTTGGCTTTTACCTGAACATACCAGAGAAAGACAAAGTTGTGGTTTATAA
- a CDS encoding pentapeptide repeat-containing protein → MANLNHLSLIEDIELWNEWRLRHPEILPDLTGADFSNYNLQGINLSDVNLNGVNFSNANLIEVNFTKANLHRANLSSANIRRANCYKTCLTEANLNKAYLAETDLSMANLHSANLCEANLTESYLIKANLKNANLIGADLTGATLTEAQLIGTNFNQANLTEVDLSGVLAVYAQFFEAILTGINIEGWVIDETTKVNHVFCNYFYIKPCEKKILPHSKIPINFNEELNKIAEHDFVFSESEIITEKISTKIFNDEIINQEYEAELQRLIWEKESIENKIAELESKLFKKKLNYLVNI, encoded by the coding sequence ATGGCGAATCTAAATCATCTTTCCTTGATAGAAGATATTGAGCTGTGGAATGAGTGGCGTTTAAGACATCCAGAAATATTGCCCGATTTAACAGGAGCAGATTTTAGTAATTATAATTTACAAGGAATTAATTTAAGTGATGTTAACTTAAATGGTGTGAATTTTAGTAATGCTAATTTAATTGAAGTTAATTTTACCAAAGCTAATTTACATAGAGCTAACTTAAGTAGTGCTAATATTCGACGTGCTAACTGTTATAAAACTTGTCTTACTGAAGCAAATCTTAATAAAGCCTACTTAGCCGAAACAGATTTAAGTATGGCAAATTTGCATAGTGCTAATCTTTGTGAAGCTAATTTAACTGAGTCTTATTTAATTAAAGCAAACCTCAAAAATGCGAATTTAATTGGTGCTGATCTTACAGGTGCAACTTTAACAGAAGCACAATTAATTGGGACTAATTTTAATCAAGCGAACTTAACTGAAGTTGATTTAAGTGGTGTTTTAGCCGTGTATGCTCAATTTTTTGAAGCCATTTTAACAGGGATTAATATTGAAGGATGGGTGATTGATGAAACAACTAAAGTTAATCATGTTTTTTGTAATTATTTTTATATCAAACCCTGTGAGAAAAAAATACTTCCTCATAGTAAAATTCCTATTAACTTTAATGAAGAATTAAATAAAATTGCTGAACATGATTTTGTCTTTTCAGAAAGTGAAATAATAACAGAAAAAATCTCAACAAAAATTTTCAATGATGAGATTATTAATCAAGAATATGAAGCAGAACTTCAACGATTAATATGGGAAAAAGAATCTATAGAAAATAAGATTGCTGAATTAGAATCAAAGTTATTCAAAAAAAAATTGAATTATTTAGTTAATATTTAA
- a CDS encoding (Fe-S)-binding protein: MITSTTSENNNFSETNIKGFDFKNPPAQSLVDQCVHCGFCLSTCPSYRVIGKEMDSPRGRIYLMNAINKGEASLDDNTAPHFDSCLGCLACVSTCPSGVQYDQLIAAVRPQVERNQPRNPWENFLRSIIFNLFPYPERLSIFLPLLWFYQVSGLQTLVRKIGILKFFPRIASMESILPRINLKSLNKKYPDIIPAKDEKRYRVGVVLGCVQRLFFDPVNEATVRVLTANGCEVVIPKTQGCCGALPAHQGQENQAQSLARQMIDSFANTEVDYIIINAAGCGHTLKEYHHILADDSLYLSKAKDFVNKVKDVQEFLAEVGLNKTLYPITEDKVKVVYQDACHLLHGQKISLQPRQLLQMIPNLELKEPLDNALCCGSAGVYNLLQPDVANELGEQKVHNLLNTGADIIASPNPGCSLQISKHLQLQGKKVTVIHPMELLDYAIRGEKIC; this comes from the coding sequence ATGATTACTTCTACCACTTCTGAAAATAATAATTTTTCTGAAACTAATATCAAAGGCTTTGATTTTAAAAATCCTCCAGCACAATCTTTAGTTGATCAATGTGTACATTGTGGTTTCTGTTTATCTACCTGCCCAAGTTATCGAGTGATTGGTAAGGAAATGGATTCTCCTAGGGGTAGAATTTATTTAATGAATGCTATTAATAAAGGAGAAGCTAGTTTAGATGATAACACAGCCCCACATTTTGATAGTTGCTTAGGGTGTTTAGCTTGTGTTAGTACCTGTCCTTCAGGGGTACAATATGACCAATTAATTGCCGCCGTACGCCCTCAAGTAGAAAGAAATCAACCTCGTAACCCATGGGAAAATTTTCTTCGTAGTATTATTTTCAATTTATTTCCCTATCCTGAAAGGTTAAGTATTTTTTTACCACTGCTGTGGTTTTACCAAGTTTCTGGATTACAAACTCTTGTCAGAAAAATAGGTATTCTGAAATTTTTCCCTCGCATCGCTTCTATGGAATCTATTTTACCTCGTATTAATCTGAAGTCTCTTAACAAAAAATATCCCGATATTATTCCTGCTAAAGATGAAAAAAGGTATCGAGTAGGAGTAGTTTTAGGATGTGTACAAAGATTATTCTTTGATCCCGTTAATGAAGCTACAGTAAGGGTTTTAACGGCTAATGGTTGTGAAGTAGTGATTCCGAAAACTCAAGGATGTTGTGGGGCTTTACCTGCTCATCAAGGACAAGAAAATCAAGCTCAAAGTCTTGCTCGTCAAATGATTGATAGTTTCGCAAATACAGAAGTTGATTATATTATTATTAATGCGGCTGGTTGTGGTCATACATTAAAAGAATATCATCATATTTTAGCTGATGATTCTCTTTATTTATCAAAGGCAAAAGATTTTGTGAATAAAGTTAAAGATGTACAAGAATTTTTAGCAGAAGTCGGTTTAAATAAGACTTTATATCCTATTACTGAGGATAAAGTTAAAGTTGTCTATCAAGATGCTTGTCACTTACTACATGGACAAAAAATCAGTTTACAACCTCGACAATTATTACAAATGATACCTAATTTGGAGTTAAAAGAACCTTTAGATAATGCCTTGTGCTGTGGAAGTGCTGGAGTTTATAATCTTTTACAACCTGACGTTGCTAATGAATTAGGTGAGCAAAAAGTTCATAATTTATTAAATACGGGAGCAGACATAATTGCTTCTCCTAACCCGGGGTGTTCTTTACAAATATCAAAACACTTACAGTTACAAGGTAAAAAAGTTACAGTAATTCATCCCATGGAATTATTAGATTATGCCATTAGAGGGGAAAAAATTTGTTAA
- a CDS encoding CTP synthase — translation MTKFVFVTGGVVSSIGKGIVGSSLGRLLKSRNYSVSILKLDPYINVDPGTMSPYQHGEVFVTDDGAETDLDLGHYERFTDTSCSRLNSVTTGSIYQAVINKERRGNYQGATVQVIPHITNEIKDRIHRVAKNRNPDVVITEIGGTVGDIESLPFLEAIRQFRKDVGRDNVLYLHVTLIPWIAAAGELKTKPTQHSVKELRSLGIQPDVLVCRCHQSIPTNIKEKIAEFCDVRSEAVITSSDVSSIYEVPLILEKEGLAEQVLKLLRLENRTPDLTKWENLVQKMQCPEHKLKIAIVGKYIKLSDAYLSVVEALTHAGIHSQAEIELLWVDAEEIESLEVQKHLGNVHGILVPGGFGHRGVDGKVKAIQYARENKIPFLGLCLGMQCSVIEWARNTANLDKANSAEFDEETPYPVINLLPEQQDVVDLGGTMRLGLYPCRLVPDTLAYSLYKEEVIYERHRHRYEFNNAFRNQFLETGYQISGTSPDSRLVEIVELPNHPFFLATQFHPEFKSRPSQPHPLFLGFIKACLAISN, via the coding sequence ATGACCAAATTTGTATTTGTAACCGGCGGCGTTGTTTCTAGTATCGGTAAAGGTATTGTCGGCTCTAGTTTAGGACGTTTACTCAAGTCTCGCAACTATTCTGTTTCTATCCTTAAACTTGATCCTTATATTAACGTAGATCCAGGGACAATGAGTCCTTATCAACATGGTGAGGTGTTTGTTACCGATGATGGTGCGGAAACCGACTTAGATTTAGGACATTATGAACGTTTTACTGACACTTCTTGTTCTCGTCTTAATAGTGTCACAACTGGATCAATTTATCAAGCCGTGATTAATAAAGAAAGACGGGGTAACTATCAAGGTGCAACAGTGCAAGTAATTCCTCATATTACTAACGAAATAAAAGATCGCATTCATCGAGTCGCAAAAAATAGAAATCCTGATGTAGTAATAACAGAAATTGGTGGTACAGTAGGAGATATTGAATCATTACCATTTTTGGAAGCAATTCGTCAATTTAGGAAAGATGTAGGGCGCGATAATGTTTTATATCTACACGTTACCCTTATTCCTTGGATTGCCGCCGCAGGAGAATTAAAAACGAAGCCCACTCAACACTCTGTGAAGGAATTACGTTCATTAGGTATTCAACCAGATGTGTTAGTATGTCGTTGTCATCAATCAATCCCCACCAATATTAAAGAAAAAATTGCTGAATTTTGTGATGTGCGTAGTGAAGCAGTAATTACATCATCAGATGTCAGCAGTATTTATGAAGTGCCTTTAATATTAGAAAAAGAAGGACTAGCCGAGCAAGTATTAAAATTATTACGGTTAGAAAATCGTACTCCAGACTTAACGAAGTGGGAAAATTTAGTGCAAAAAATGCAATGTCCTGAGCATAAACTAAAAATCGCCATTGTGGGTAAATACATAAAACTCAGTGATGCTTACTTATCAGTGGTGGAAGCCTTAACTCACGCTGGTATTCATTCCCAAGCAGAAATTGAATTACTCTGGGTAGATGCGGAAGAAATAGAATCCCTAGAAGTACAGAAACATTTAGGTAATGTACATGGAATTCTTGTACCCGGTGGCTTTGGGCATCGAGGAGTAGATGGTAAAGTTAAAGCAATTCAATATGCTAGGGAAAATAAAATACCTTTTCTTGGTTTATGTTTAGGAATGCAATGCAGTGTAATTGAATGGGCTAGAAATACAGCTAATTTAGATAAAGCCAATAGTGCCGAATTTGACGAAGAAACACCCTACCCTGTCATTAATTTGTTACCAGAACAACAAGATGTGGTGGATTTAGGCGGTACAATGCGTTTAGGCTTATACCCTTGTCGTTTAGTGCCTGATACTTTGGCTTATTCGTTATATAAGGAAGAAGTAATTTATGAGCGTCATCGTCATCGCTATGAATTTAATAACGCTTTTAGGAATCAGTTTTTAGAAACAGGTTATCAAATTAGTGGCACTTCCCCTGATAGTCGATTGGTGGAAATAGTAGAATTACCTAATCATCCTTTTTTCCTTGCTACTCAATTTCATCCTGAGTTTAAATCTCGCCCTAGTCAACCTCATCCTCTATTTTTAGGATTTATTAAGGCTTGTTTAGCAATTAGCAATTAA
- the gshB gene encoding glutathione synthase, translating into MKFVFIIDPIAQLDPTHDSSVAMMESAQILGHEVYITSINELSVVNGKAYAHLQSINLKPVELVNNHWQVEKNWYYLGESAFSPLESYDVVLMRKDPPVNTPYLYATYILDLIDPEKTKVINSPQGIRAANEKMYALQFSSVIPSTIVTQSKSVIADFLAEKEAIILKPLGGKAGEGILFLQQGDRNFNSLIEISTKQGQEPIMVQEYLPSAKEGDKRIILLNGKPIGAVNRIPTGKEFRGNMAVGGRVAQTQITERELTICEAVAPRLIKDGLFFVGIDVIGGYLTEVNVTSPTGIREIDRLNDVKLGEEVINALLT; encoded by the coding sequence ATGAAATTTGTATTTATTATAGATCCCATTGCTCAATTAGATCCCACCCATGATAGTAGCGTAGCAATGATGGAATCTGCTCAAATATTAGGTCATGAAGTTTATATTACCTCCATTAATGAACTTAGTGTCGTTAACGGTAAAGCCTATGCACATTTACAATCCATCAATTTAAAACCCGTAGAATTGGTCAATAATCATTGGCAAGTAGAAAAAAACTGGTATTATCTCGGAGAATCAGCTTTTTCTCCCCTAGAATCTTATGATGTCGTATTAATGCGCAAAGATCCTCCTGTTAATACTCCTTATCTTTATGCTACCTACATTTTAGATTTAATTGACCCTGAGAAAACAAAAGTGATTAATTCTCCTCAGGGAATTCGTGCCGCTAATGAAAAAATGTATGCCTTACAATTTTCTTCGGTTATTCCTTCTACTATTGTTACCCAAAGTAAATCAGTTATTGCCGACTTTCTTGCCGAAAAAGAAGCTATAATTTTGAAACCCCTTGGTGGTAAAGCCGGAGAAGGTATTTTATTCTTACAACAAGGCGATCGCAATTTTAATTCCTTAATTGAAATTAGCACAAAACAAGGGCAAGAACCCATCATGGTACAAGAATATTTACCATCGGCAAAAGAAGGAGATAAAAGAATTATTTTATTAAATGGTAAACCTATTGGTGCAGTTAACCGTATTCCCACAGGAAAAGAATTTAGAGGGAATATGGCAGTAGGTGGTAGAGTTGCTCAAACACAAATAACTGAAAGAGAATTAACAATTTGTGAAGCCGTTGCACCGAGATTGATAAAAGACGGTTTATTTTTCGTTGGAATAGACGTAATTGGAGGGTATTTAACAGAAGTAAACGTTACCAGCCCTACAGGCATCAGAGAAATCGATCGCCTGAATGATGTAAAATTGGGAGAAGAAGTTATTAACGCACTTCTCACCTAG
- the grxC gene encoding glutaredoxin 3 produces MSAKVEIYTWSSCPFCLRAKALLKQKQVDFIEYCIDGDNQGKMKMSERANGRTSVPQIFIDDKHIGGCDDLHQLNATGELDQILSEID; encoded by the coding sequence ATGAGTGCCAAAGTAGAAATTTATACATGGAGTAGTTGTCCTTTTTGTCTTCGTGCAAAGGCTTTATTAAAACAAAAACAAGTAGATTTTATCGAATATTGTATTGACGGTGATAATCAAGGAAAAATGAAAATGTCAGAAAGAGCGAATGGACGTACTAGTGTTCCTCAAATTTTCATCGATGATAAGCATATTGGTGGATGTGATGACTTACATCAACTTAACGCTACAGGAGAATTAGATCAAATATTATCAGAAATTGATTAA
- a CDS encoding GNAT family N-acetyltransferase, which translates to MFRLAIEQDFETIREIYTYTVKKLAPSLYSPSQVIAWSSFPDNISKFHDFIFNANTYLLLKNNQIIGFCGLENDGHIASFYLHPDFTRQGYGTKLLLYVLDIGIKKGITRFYTEASFFSQPVFSRCGFTIFAMETVNYGDISFERYKMEIITQQENYS; encoded by the coding sequence ATGTTTCGTTTAGCTATAGAACAAGATTTTGAAACGATAAGAGAAATATATACTTATACAGTCAAAAAACTTGCCCCTAGTTTATATTCTCCTTCTCAAGTGATTGCCTGGTCATCTTTTCCTGATAATATCAGTAAGTTTCATGATTTTATTTTCAATGCTAATACTTATTTATTGCTTAAAAATAATCAAATTATTGGCTTTTGTGGTTTAGAAAATGATGGACATATTGCGTCTTTTTATCTTCATCCTGATTTTACTCGTCAAGGGTACGGCACAAAATTATTATTATACGTTTTAGACATTGGTATTAAAAAAGGTATTACTAGATTTTATACTGAAGCCAGTTTTTTTTCTCAACCCGTTTTTTCTCGATGTGGTTTTACTATTTTTGCGATGGAAACTGTAAATTATGGAGATATTTCTTTCGAGCGCTATAAAATGGAAATAATAACTCAACAGGAAAATTACTCATGA
- a CDS encoding rhomboid family intramembrane serine protease yields MSEDNMKEFVKELKSQVNIIGTFIAIFWIIEILNQIFFGDRLDYFGIIPRNIVGLRGIILAPFLHADFPHLIANTIPFAILAWLVMLQDTDDFFFVSFYSMIVSGIGVWLFAQPNSITVGASGIIFGYLGFLMLRGYFQKKPASIALSLIVIFLYGGMIWGVLPSNPHVSWLAHLFGFIGGILAAKSIADK; encoded by the coding sequence ATGAGTGAAGATAATATGAAGGAGTTTGTTAAGGAGTTAAAATCTCAAGTCAATATAATTGGTACTTTTATTGCTATTTTCTGGATTATAGAAATTCTTAATCAAATCTTTTTTGGCGATCGCCTTGATTATTTTGGTATCATTCCAAGAAATATAGTCGGATTGAGAGGCATCATTCTTGCACCTTTTCTTCATGCAGATTTTCCTCATTTAATTGCTAATACAATACCATTTGCTATTTTAGCTTGGCTTGTAATGTTACAAGATACTGATGATTTTTTCTTTGTCAGTTTTTATTCGATGATAGTTAGTGGTATCGGAGTTTGGCTATTTGCTCAACCAAATTCTATTACTGTTGGTGCAAGTGGAATTATTTTTGGTTATTTAGGTTTTTTGATGCTGAGGGGTTATTTTCAAAAAAAACCAGCCTCTATCGCTCTTTCTTTAATCGTTATTTTTCTTTACGGGGGTATGATTTGGGGTGTTTTACCTTCTAATCCTCATGTTTCATGGTTAGCACATTTATTCGGTTTTATCGGCGGAATTTTAGCGGCAAAAAGTATCGCTGATAAATAA
- a CDS encoding FAD-binding oxidoreductase translates to MNKNFSIRFLEEIQAKLSHINPHSLEIIEWDQVFDNNNRINTINTTKYLHSYLVIPDSKVILSQFLSVCNQEGWVILPIGNGTKIHWGKPADNYHLMVSTRKLNGIIDHAVEDLTVTVESGMKIKDLQNFLKLKGQFLPIDPCFPDSATIGGIVATANTGSWRQRYGGVRDLLLGISFLRGDGEEAKAGGRVVKNVAGYDLMKLFTGSYGNLGIITDVTFRLFPLPENSLTLLITGNKESIYQLQKTVLASGLTPTAADLMSESLVKTLDIDSGLGLLLRFQGITESVEQQSLQIKEYAKQLNLSILIYENQAELDLWQDLPQKTYFTESEEIVTCKVGILPSEVVNLMERIEGFGLINISSGIGYLCFNHGIKSHQIINLRNFCENKSGFLSILSSPISFKKQIEPWGYVGDGLKMMHTIKGNFDPNNLLCDRI, encoded by the coding sequence ATGAACAAAAATTTTTCTATCCGTTTTTTAGAAGAAATCCAAGCGAAACTTAGTCATATTAATCCTCATTCCTTAGAAATTATCGAGTGGGATCAAGTTTTTGATAATAACAATAGGATTAATACTATCAATACCACTAAATATCTACATAGCTATTTAGTTATTCCTGACTCCAAAGTTATACTATCACAATTTTTATCTGTTTGTAACCAAGAAGGGTGGGTAATTTTACCCATTGGCAATGGCACAAAAATTCATTGGGGAAAACCTGCTGATAATTATCATCTGATGGTTAGTACAAGAAAACTTAACGGTATTATTGATCATGCAGTGGAAGATTTAACGGTAACGGTAGAATCAGGAATGAAAATAAAAGATTTACAAAATTTTTTAAAGCTAAAAGGGCAATTTTTACCGATTGATCCTTGTTTTCCTGATTCTGCTACCATTGGGGGTATTGTGGCAACTGCTAATACAGGTAGTTGGAGACAACGTTATGGGGGTGTTAGGGATTTATTATTGGGTATTTCTTTTTTACGGGGAGATGGTGAAGAAGCCAAGGCAGGAGGAAGAGTAGTCAAAAATGTTGCTGGTTATGATTTGATGAAGCTATTTACTGGTTCTTATGGTAATTTAGGAATTATTACTGATGTGACTTTCCGTTTATTTCCTTTACCAGAAAATTCTCTAACTTTGCTCATAACTGGAAATAAAGAATCTATCTATCAGTTACAAAAAACCGTCTTAGCTTCTGGTTTAACTCCTACAGCAGCAGATTTAATGTCAGAATCTTTAGTCAAAACTCTTGATATAGATTCAGGATTGGGCTTATTATTGCGTTTTCAAGGTATAACCGAAAGTGTTGAGCAACAATCTTTACAAATAAAAGAGTATGCTAAACAACTGAATTTATCGATTCTAATCTATGAAAATCAAGCAGAATTAGACCTTTGGCAAGATTTACCTCAAAAAACTTATTTCACAGAATCTGAAGAGATAGTTACTTGTAAAGTCGGTATTTTGCCTAGTGAAGTTGTTAATTTAATGGAAAGAATAGAAGGTTTTGGTTTAATTAATATTAGTAGTGGTATTGGATATTTATGTTTTAATCATGGAATAAAAAGTCACCAAATAATTAATTTACGTAATTTTTGTGAAAATAAAAGTGGTTTTTTATCAATTTTAAGTTCTCCTATATCTTTTAAAAAACAAATTGAACCTTGGGGTTATGTCGGTGATGGTTTAAAAATGATGCACACTATTAAAGGAAACTTCGATCCTAATAATTTACTTTGCGATCGCATTTAA
- a CDS encoding acyl-CoA desaturase, translating into MTVSTSEKLAPAWHIIIYMATIHLIALFAFLPSNFSWRAVGVTFFLYWLTACIGVTLGYHRLVSHRSFDTPKWLEYFLVFCGTLACEGGPISWVGLHRIHHKYSDHDGDPHDSNKGFWWSHMGWMFVKNPANKDVPKYTKDIQNDPFYLFCEKYFIPIQVVLGLFLFWWGGWSLVVWGIFLRLVLVFHVTWFVNSATHKFGYVSHESNDYSRNCWWVALLTFGEGWHNNHHAFQYSARHGLAWWEIDLTWFTIKILEFLGLAKNIKLAPVLKTN; encoded by the coding sequence ATGACAGTTTCAACTTCCGAAAAACTTGCCCCCGCATGGCATATTATTATCTACATGGCGACTATTCATTTAATAGCTTTATTTGCATTTTTGCCTAGTAATTTTAGTTGGCGTGCCGTTGGAGTAACCTTCTTCCTTTACTGGCTTACGGCTTGTATTGGCGTTACTTTAGGTTATCATCGTCTAGTGTCTCATCGTAGTTTTGATACTCCAAAATGGTTGGAATATTTTCTCGTTTTCTGTGGTACACTAGCCTGTGAGGGCGGTCCTATTTCATGGGTAGGATTACATCGTATTCATCATAAATATTCTGATCATGATGGAGATCCTCATGATTCTAATAAAGGTTTTTGGTGGAGTCATATGGGATGGATGTTTGTTAAAAATCCCGCTAATAAAGATGTTCCTAAATATACAAAAGATATTCAAAACGATCCTTTTTACCTTTTTTGTGAAAAATATTTTATCCCTATTCAAGTTGTATTAGGCTTATTTCTATTTTGGTGGGGTGGATGGTCTTTAGTAGTATGGGGTATTTTTCTCCGTTTAGTATTAGTATTTCATGTAACTTGGTTTGTTAATAGTGCTACTCATAAATTTGGTTATGTAAGTCATGAATCTAATGATTATTCTCGTAATTGTTGGTGGGTTGCTTTACTAACTTTCGGTGAAGGTTGGCATAATAATCACCATGCGTTTCAATATTCTGCTCGTCATGGTTTAGCCTGGTGGGAAATTGATTTAACTTGGTTTACTATCAAAATTTTAGAATTTTTAGGTTTAGCAAAAAATATTAAGTTAGCACCTGTTTTAAAAACTAACTAA